From Verrucomicrobiia bacterium, the proteins below share one genomic window:
- a CDS encoding VCBS repeat-containing protein codes for MPAIDPRTAVLAVCLALTLPGAGADKNGVGPNAISLPAGPGSIEGLGASFEPTLNTGTARHAIPLRLPPGPGGPGPELRLDHEGGLGNGPLGFGWTLTLPYVQRRADRGIPRYVDEPDGIDEPGEPDAFVDESGEQLVPLADGTRFRENEGGFIRYRPRDGGWEATLPEGVRIEFGLTPEARVAEPETGRVFRWLLERRVDPHGNVQTWHWAGHPGEANRHQRYLVGMAWGPGAPPWDHFHFVRFEYEDRPDPFEDGRAGFLVRTGRRLRSVVVGTQGAGSQPVPGQLEGDFNGDGTPDRLVRRYELGYRPVRPDRFPGSLLASVQMVGADGVTALPPATFEYTSCELPDTVSAAGHWIGGIGEPPRAVDDPSVEFVDLNGDGLPDLLRTVPGGGAHRVHLNAGPVGSDAGTFVRWHPPVEVAVADGRAWNLDLGSFGEPVHLADMNGDGLADLVHRSAGGEVWYYANDGRAGWGPRQAMSLTDAPPPAPFDTPGVRTADLDFDRRMDIVQSLPHAGGADYRIWFNRGGGRFSRPVTVAQEHGFDFEASGVHLADLNGDGVMDVARVRPASVQVTAGLGHGRFAAPVVMPIPDGPLDDVQVGRARLEDVTGDGLADLVLERAAPGQLWFWLNHGNGTFGPRRVVTGMPVGQGLAPTVRWADLNGNGTADLVYADSDSEPRLLAVDLGERLGCVPAANLLTRIDNGIGRVTRIEYRTSTRYALEDAGVGRPWNDPLPFSMNLVARVVTEDSLGDAYVTEYRYGDGYYDAAEREFRGFARVEERRVGDAGAPTLVVRSEFDTGRGFAGRKGRLLRESHETEDGAVFWEEATVWTDPPRVLHLGTNGVPVTHVAPVERTRIVRELGSGPPRTIRTRFEFDAYGNATLEAQFGVVEGDDPSALGDERIVKATHAINTRDWLVRFPHRIETTDLAGHVLSRSESFYDDPTFSGSNPGSVTAGLLTLRREWVHPDRPEAFVEAARYRYDAFGNRVWSLDPLAVAPGGILDLSAGHGREVTFDPRFRSYPVRETLHVGGGSEPLIFEAGHDEGFGVVSSSTDFNGHRTRYEHDALARLVRIFKPGDAADRPTSVFSYGVAVPVPLPGHGEAAGTDASRRVNFVETRRLDVAPDAPPGLTDDAAYPWARQYFDGLGRPRQTRLEAEPATPGGPARVVVRDAVRFNARQGIAARLNPFFSQVEGATLEARLAWESLDAPGWTGRFEEEGVERILGLDEAPRTTHAWDATLRELSVTHPDGTQRRRAYTPLATRFIDENATAPTSPHRDTAVVHDTDGLGRLVRVEEITRLNDDGTSTAPVDPKGAGPDPTLRTWTTRHTYDANDQLVRIEDALGNVKRYAYDGLRRLVLLDDPDRGRTEFEYDAASNRVRTRDASGRETRYTYDGANRMRTEDDLDDDLPFPAGFRYDPALPITAENRPEVVYFHDGPASFPGADTGGVPANTRGKLASVWDLSGEEHRSYDDRGRTTWLLKRVRDPLHGELVPFLTRFEHDALDRLTRLVYPDNDAVDFGYNERRLLETIRGETAGVVYRVEDYNAADLPARVAFGNGVSTTHTYDARLRLRSSRTVPGEPGAVPFFDLAFRLDGTGNVVGIDDRRSSPVGEGSASPGRTREFTYDDRHRLTEVMYRGGADGQSPDGTMGFRYDRIGNLIARTATPPSTPGTEGSSSPGTLHHGGARGSSGRVGADPAHPGPHALTEIRPDTGPALTLEYDPNGNLVRRGDTAYRWDFRNRLVGIETPRERYLYTYDHADRRVSRHREPRGTDTNGTGGAPSVVLEVNRHFEVRENEAPTKYVHDGESRRLQTTGSFSARPRRQYLRLAKGWNLVTLAVELPASDVTLQTGEASGIGAIAVWEAGAGRFGALNPALSLPAGTVLWVRANRAFTWILHGFAGDHEEPGRTTTEGFAGAAALAPIDLDAAGWNGTSVWRFETSGQRWVARWNDEGAPPADGPFPRFLPQGAAAFVRGTPPATPAQDPARWRYLHADPLGSVIGVTDALGRLVEEIDYHPFGEVRRVRRDLAVATPFGFNGKEAEADLHAFEARQVAVEVGRFVSPDPLYAEPSALDPGRRAEFLGNPQSLNAYAFVLNNPLTYRDPTGLEPERAMVAHRGVKGFLRNAQRREAENAGQAQTVLSGHGEFPYNRTETDPALRQEIQNRPRFIEVPEGTRVTFYARHGQVITDSLGQAIEKNQVPVNQYAETFGPGQLIPNYLLHPPTGLTISFRVGDAAPVIVDRPVFLQDLLKPGMGEVHWAACLEDRGGASVIKQRSVDIAKPPEP; via the coding sequence ATGCCGGCCATTGATCCGCGAACGGCCGTCCTCGCCGTCTGCCTCGCCCTGACGCTGCCCGGGGCGGGCGCCGACAAGAACGGGGTCGGACCCAACGCCATCTCGCTGCCCGCCGGGCCGGGTTCCATCGAAGGCCTCGGCGCCTCCTTCGAACCGACCCTCAACACCGGCACCGCCCGGCATGCCATTCCCCTGCGCCTGCCGCCGGGCCCGGGCGGTCCGGGACCCGAACTGCGCCTCGATCACGAAGGCGGCCTGGGCAACGGGCCGCTCGGGTTCGGCTGGACCCTCACGTTGCCGTACGTCCAGCGGCGCGCCGACCGCGGCATCCCGCGCTATGTCGATGAACCGGACGGCATCGATGAACCCGGCGAACCCGATGCCTTCGTGGACGAGTCCGGCGAACAGCTCGTGCCCCTCGCCGACGGCACCCGGTTCCGCGAGAACGAGGGCGGATTCATCCGCTACCGCCCGCGCGACGGCGGCTGGGAGGCCACCCTGCCGGAGGGTGTCCGGATCGAGTTCGGTCTCACTCCGGAAGCCCGCGTGGCCGAACCGGAAACGGGACGGGTCTTTCGCTGGCTCCTCGAACGGCGCGTCGATCCGCACGGGAATGTCCAGACCTGGCACTGGGCCGGGCATCCCGGGGAGGCGAACCGCCATCAACGGTACCTCGTCGGCATGGCCTGGGGACCGGGCGCACCGCCCTGGGACCACTTCCACTTCGTCCGCTTCGAGTACGAGGACCGGCCCGACCCGTTCGAGGACGGACGCGCCGGGTTCCTGGTCCGCACCGGGCGCCGCCTGCGTTCCGTCGTCGTGGGCACGCAGGGCGCCGGATCGCAGCCGGTCCCCGGACAACTCGAGGGCGACTTCAATGGCGACGGCACCCCGGACCGGTTGGTGCGGCGTTATGAACTCGGCTACCGGCCGGTCCGGCCCGACCGCTTCCCGGGATCGCTCCTGGCCTCCGTGCAGATGGTCGGCGCCGACGGCGTCACGGCGCTTCCCCCGGCGACCTTCGAGTACACCTCGTGCGAGCTTCCGGACACCGTCTCGGCCGCGGGACACTGGATCGGGGGCATCGGGGAACCGCCGCGCGCCGTGGACGATCCCTCGGTGGAGTTCGTCGATCTCAACGGCGACGGCCTGCCGGACCTCCTTCGCACCGTCCCCGGCGGCGGCGCGCACCGCGTTCATCTCAATGCCGGTCCGGTCGGGTCGGACGCGGGAACCTTCGTCCGCTGGCATCCGCCGGTGGAAGTGGCCGTCGCGGACGGGCGGGCATGGAATCTCGATCTGGGTTCCTTCGGGGAACCCGTGCACCTGGCCGACATGAATGGCGACGGACTCGCCGACCTGGTGCATCGCAGTGCCGGGGGCGAGGTCTGGTACTACGCGAACGATGGCCGGGCCGGATGGGGGCCCAGACAGGCGATGAGCCTGACGGATGCACCGCCGCCCGCCCCCTTCGACACGCCGGGGGTGCGGACGGCGGATCTCGATTTCGACCGGCGCATGGACATCGTGCAAAGCCTCCCCCACGCCGGGGGCGCGGATTACCGGATCTGGTTCAATCGGGGGGGCGGACGTTTCAGCCGCCCGGTCACGGTGGCGCAGGAGCACGGGTTCGACTTCGAGGCCTCCGGCGTTCATCTGGCGGACCTCAACGGCGACGGCGTGATGGATGTCGCCCGGGTGCGCCCGGCGTCCGTGCAGGTCACTGCCGGACTCGGCCACGGCCGGTTCGCCGCGCCCGTCGTCATGCCCATTCCCGACGGACCCCTCGATGACGTCCAGGTCGGTCGGGCGCGGCTCGAGGACGTCACGGGGGACGGCCTGGCCGACCTGGTGCTCGAACGCGCCGCGCCCGGGCAGTTGTGGTTCTGGTTGAACCACGGCAACGGCACCTTCGGACCGCGTCGCGTGGTCACCGGGATGCCCGTGGGGCAGGGTCTCGCGCCGACGGTGCGCTGGGCGGACCTGAACGGAAACGGCACCGCCGACCTGGTGTATGCCGACAGCGATTCCGAACCGCGCCTGCTCGCCGTGGATCTCGGGGAACGCCTCGGGTGTGTGCCTGCCGCCAATCTCCTGACCCGCATCGACAACGGGATCGGGCGCGTCACCCGCATCGAGTACCGGACCTCGACCCGGTACGCCCTGGAGGATGCCGGGGTCGGCCGGCCCTGGAACGATCCGCTGCCGTTCTCGATGAACCTCGTCGCCCGGGTGGTCACCGAGGATTCGCTCGGGGACGCGTATGTCACCGAGTACCGCTACGGGGACGGCTATTACGACGCGGCGGAACGGGAGTTCCGGGGCTTCGCAAGGGTCGAGGAACGGAGGGTGGGCGATGCCGGTGCGCCCACCCTGGTGGTGCGGTCCGAGTTCGACACCGGACGCGGGTTCGCCGGGCGCAAGGGACGGCTGTTGCGCGAATCGCACGAGACGGAGGACGGCGCGGTGTTCTGGGAGGAGGCGACCGTGTGGACCGATCCGCCACGGGTTCTCCACCTCGGAACCAACGGCGTGCCCGTGACCCACGTGGCGCCGGTCGAGCGCACCCGGATCGTCCGCGAACTGGGGAGCGGTCCGCCGCGCACGATCCGGACGCGGTTCGAGTTCGATGCCTACGGCAATGCCACGCTCGAGGCGCAGTTCGGAGTCGTCGAGGGCGACGATCCCTCGGCGCTGGGGGACGAGCGCATCGTGAAGGCGACCCACGCGATCAACACCCGCGACTGGCTCGTGCGGTTCCCCCACCGCATCGAGACGACCGACCTCGCGGGCCATGTCCTCTCGCGCTCGGAATCCTTCTACGACGACCCGACGTTCTCCGGATCGAACCCGGGTTCGGTGACGGCCGGCCTTCTCACGCTGCGCCGGGAATGGGTGCATCCGGACCGGCCCGAGGCGTTCGTCGAGGCGGCCCGGTACCGGTACGATGCCTTCGGCAACCGGGTGTGGAGTCTCGATCCCCTGGCCGTCGCCCCGGGCGGCATCCTCGATCTGTCGGCCGGGCATGGGCGCGAAGTCACCTTCGATCCCCGCTTCCGGTCGTACCCGGTTCGGGAAACGCTCCATGTCGGAGGCGGTTCGGAGCCCCTGATCTTCGAAGCCGGCCACGACGAGGGGTTCGGTGTGGTGAGCAGCTCGACGGACTTCAACGGGCATCGCACGCGGTACGAACACGACGCCCTGGCGCGTCTGGTGCGCATCTTCAAACCGGGCGACGCCGCCGACCGGCCAACCAGCGTGTTCAGTTATGGCGTGGCGGTGCCGGTTCCCCTGCCCGGGCACGGAGAAGCCGCCGGAACGGACGCCAGCCGGCGGGTGAACTTCGTCGAGACCCGCCGTCTGGATGTCGCGCCGGACGCCCCACCGGGGCTCACGGACGATGCGGCGTATCCATGGGCGCGACAGTACTTCGATGGACTCGGCCGTCCGCGCCAGACCCGGTTGGAAGCCGAGCCGGCCACGCCCGGAGGCCCGGCGCGGGTGGTGGTGCGGGACGCCGTCCGGTTCAATGCACGACAGGGAATCGCCGCCCGGCTCAATCCGTTCTTCAGCCAGGTGGAAGGCGCGACTCTCGAGGCGCGGCTGGCCTGGGAATCCCTCGACGCGCCGGGCTGGACCGGACGGTTCGAGGAGGAAGGTGTCGAGCGGATCCTTGGTCTCGATGAGGCGCCCCGCACCACGCACGCCTGGGACGCCACCCTGCGCGAACTTTCGGTAACCCATCCCGACGGCACTCAACGTCGCCGCGCGTACACGCCGCTGGCCACCCGGTTCATCGACGAGAACGCCACCGCGCCGACCTCGCCCCATCGCGACACGGCGGTGGTTCATGACACCGACGGACTCGGACGCCTGGTGCGCGTCGAGGAGATCACCCGCTTGAACGACGACGGCACCTCGACGGCGCCCGTTGATCCGAAGGGGGCGGGTCCCGATCCCACCCTGCGCACCTGGACCACGCGACACACCTACGACGCCAACGACCAGCTCGTCCGCATCGAGGACGCCCTGGGCAACGTGAAACGGTACGCCTACGACGGGCTGCGACGTCTGGTCCTCCTCGACGATCCCGATCGGGGCCGGACGGAGTTCGAATACGACGCCGCCTCGAACCGGGTCCGCACCCGCGACGCGTCCGGCCGGGAGACGCGCTACACCTACGATGGTGCCAACCGGATGCGGACGGAGGATGACCTCGATGACGACCTGCCGTTTCCGGCCGGCTTCCGCTACGATCCCGCGCTGCCCATCACCGCGGAGAACCGGCCGGAGGTGGTGTACTTCCACGATGGGCCGGCCTCGTTTCCGGGCGCGGACACCGGGGGCGTTCCCGCCAACACCCGCGGCAAGCTCGCGAGCGTTTGGGATCTTTCCGGCGAGGAACACCGATCCTACGACGACCGCGGGCGCACGACCTGGCTGCTCAAGCGGGTGCGGGATCCGCTCCACGGGGAACTGGTCCCGTTCCTCACACGGTTCGAGCACGATGCCCTCGACCGGCTGACCCGGCTGGTGTACCCGGACAACGACGCCGTCGATTTTGGCTACAACGAGCGCCGGTTGCTGGAGACAATCCGCGGCGAGACGGCGGGCGTGGTGTACCGGGTGGAGGATTACAACGCCGCCGACCTGCCGGCCCGCGTCGCCTTCGGCAACGGGGTGAGCACCACCCACACCTACGACGCGCGACTGCGTCTCCGGTCCAGCCGCACGGTCCCCGGCGAGCCCGGGGCGGTGCCGTTCTTCGATCTGGCCTTCCGACTCGACGGCACCGGCAACGTGGTGGGAATCGACGATCGGCGTTCCTCCCCCGTTGGGGAAGGTTCCGCTTCGCCAGGCCGGACCCGCGAGTTCACCTACGACGACCGGCATCGGCTCACGGAAGTCATGTATCGCGGCGGCGCGGACGGACAATCACCGGACGGGACGATGGGGTTCCGCTACGACCGCATCGGGAATCTCATCGCCCGAACGGCGACGCCTCCTTCGACTCCGGGAACGGAGGGCAGTTCCAGCCCCGGCACGCTGCACCACGGTGGGGCGCGTGGATCGAGCGGCCGGGTTGGGGCCGATCCCGCGCATCCGGGGCCCCATGCCCTGACGGAGATCCGACCCGACACCGGACCCGCACTGACCCTGGAGTACGACCCCAACGGGAACCTGGTCCGGCGCGGCGACACGGCGTACCGCTGGGACTTCCGCAATCGGCTCGTGGGCATCGAGACGCCCCGGGAACGGTACCTGTACACCTATGACCACGCCGACCGGCGCGTCAGCCGGCATCGCGAACCGCGCGGCACGGACACCAACGGCACCGGAGGGGCACCGTCCGTGGTCCTCGAAGTGAACCGCCACTTCGAAGTCCGCGAGAACGAAGCTCCGACCAAGTATGTCCACGACGGCGAATCGCGACGGCTCCAGACCACGGGGTCCTTCTCGGCCCGGCCGCGCCGGCAATACCTGAGGCTGGCCAAGGGATGGAACCTCGTCACTCTCGCCGTCGAGCTGCCGGCGTCCGACGTCACCTTGCAGACCGGGGAGGCATCCGGGATCGGTGCGATTGCCGTGTGGGAGGCCGGGGCGGGCCGGTTTGGAGCCCTCAATCCGGCGCTCAGCCTGCCCGCCGGAACCGTTCTCTGGGTCCGCGCCAACCGGGCGTTCACCTGGATCCTGCATGGGTTCGCCGGGGACCATGAAGAGCCCGGACGGACCACGACGGAGGGCTTCGCGGGGGCCGCCGCACTGGCTCCGATCGACCTCGACGCCGCTGGATGGAACGGGACATCCGTCTGGCGGTTCGAGACGTCCGGTCAGCGCTGGGTGGCGCGTTGGAACGACGAGGGGGCGCCGCCCGCCGACGGACCGTTCCCCCGCTTTCTGCCCCAGGGCGCCGCGGCCTTCGTCCGGGGCACGCCTCCGGCCACGCCCGCCCAGGACCCGGCGCGCTGGCGGTATCTCCATGCGGACCCTCTCGGTTCGGTGATCGGGGTCACCGACGCGCTCGGGCGGTTGGTGGAGGAAATCGATTACCATCCGTTCGGGGAGGTGCGCCGGGTGCGGCGCGATCTCGCGGTGGCGACCCCGTTCGGGTTCAACGGCAAGGAGGCCGAAGCGGACCTGCACGCCTTCGAGGCGCGCCAGGTCGCGGTGGAAGTGGGGCGGTTCGTTTCGCCCGATCCCCTCTACGCCGAACCGTCGGCTCTCGATCCGGGGCGACGGGCGGAGTTCCTCGGCAATCCCCAGTCGCTGAACGCCTACGCCTTCGTCCTCAACAACCCGCTGACCTACCGGGATCCGACCGGACTCGAACCCGAACGGGCGATGGTGGCGCACAGGGGCGTGAAGGGCTTCCTCAGGAATGCGCAGCGGCGCGAGGCGGAGAATGCCGGCCAGGCGCAGACCGTCCTCTCCGGCCACGGCGAATTCCCGTACAACCGGACCGAAACCGACCCTGCGCTCCGCCAGGAGATCCAGAACCGGCCCCGGTTCATCGAGGTGCCCGAAGGCACCCGGGTGACCTTCTACGCCCGGCACGGCCAGGTCATCACCGATTCCCTGGGCCAGGCCATCGAGAAGAACCAGGTGCCGGTGAACCAGTACGCCGAGACCTTCGGCCCGGGCCAGCTCATTCCCAACTACCTGCTCCATCCCCCCACCGGACTTACCATCTCCTTCCGGGTCGGGGACGCCGCACCGGTCATCGTGGACCGGCCGGTGTTCCTCCAGGACCTGCTCAAACCCGGCATGGGCGAAGTCCACTGGGCCGCCTGCCTCGAAGATCGCGGCGGCGCCTCCGTGATCAAACAGCGCTCCGTCGATATCGCCAAACCGCCGGAACCCTGA